The following is a genomic window from Armatimonadota bacterium.
ACGCCGAACACGAGCACGAACGCGATCGCCATCGGCAGCAGCAGCGCGGGCTTGTGCGCCAGCAGCACATCATCAATCGTGCGCTTGATCAGCAGCGGCGGCAGGAGACCGGTGCCCGCGACACCGATCATCAACAGGGTGCCGATGGCGACGGTACGCGTGTGCGGCCGCAATATGGGGAGCAGTCGGCGCAGGGAACCCATGCGGGCGCCATCCTCCCTCGTCCGTATAGTATCCGCGTGAGCGAGGTAGTGTCAATTCGCGAAGCGGCAGGCAGATGCCCACGCGACTTGGCTGTTACCGGTCCTGGGTCATCGCCCTGACACGTGCTGTCCGCCATGCGGGCAGCAGTTCGACGAGGGCGGCGGTGATTCTCCGCGCGGCCTCCTCGACCGCCTGGCGCCTCAGCGGGCCGCCGCCGTGCAGGTCGTCGAACCTGAGCGGGCGCGCGATCCTGACGCGGATCCTTGCCGGGCGGATGATGGGAGAGTGCCGGGGCAGGGCACGGTCGGTGCCATCCACTCCGATGGGCAATACCGGCACGCCCGTGCGCAGCGCGAGCATGGCGATCCCCAGTTCCGACGGCATCAGTCTCCCGTCAGGGCTGCGCGTGCCCTCCGGGAAGACCATGACCCCTTCCCCGGCCCGCAGCAGTTGCTCTGCGCGCCGCAGCGCGGCTCGGTCCGCT
Proteins encoded in this region:
- a CDS encoding 1-acyl-sn-glycerol-3-phosphate acyltransferase, producing MRAIRALLFVFCRWQVTGRRNVPRRGGFIVAPNHISYLDPPVAGSALHRQIFFMAKVELFEIPFLGWLIGQYGSFPVNRGVADRAALRRAEQLLRAGEGVMVFPEGTRSPDGRLMPSELGIAMLALRTGVPVLPIGVDGTDRALPRHSPIIRPARIRVRIARPLRFDDLHGGGPLRRQAVEEAARRITAALVELLPAWRTARVRAMTQDR